One Primulina huaijiensis isolate GDHJ02 chromosome 5, ASM1229523v2, whole genome shotgun sequence DNA segment encodes these proteins:
- the LOC140976167 gene encoding BTB/POZ domain-containing protein At3g50780-like — translation MSEIRVPRVDQGQTKIRNVPIAVTPEGFWCCPSPAVFQKIQKTQPPLNKTRSSPSPHGTFWVEKKQTSATLKKSGSASRRTDLVTDEPSTQSSNAPVLNNNASVKNERAPRPKLEKVPRKVTVEFGEPGTSDLKLILLGKQGLSVKLSVHRSVLLENSSYFASEISQQQPVFPCLEIEDCEDVEIYVETIGLMYCKDLKPQLIKQNVSRVLRFLKIAEQLGYISCIQSCLEYLEAVPWIGEDEEEKVVSLVSSLQGEGLGVGPVLKRVSPELSDPPKDTLSHILDLVLKSNKERGRLEMKSTVLKLLKENQCLPTSSGSNHLCNETVYTSCKSSLHSLVSLFRQAAEPEFCDKCLDTREPVVKLLVLESDNLIWLLDILAIRQAADEFATIWSTQQELASLHTKLPTPIRHHVSSITARLFVGIGRGELLPSKDTRHLLIQTWLQPLINDYKWLLHGCRSFDRTVVEEGLGRTILTLPLEDQQSILLSWLGSFLKSGEDCPNLQRAFEVWWRRTFIRPFAEFEILQQGDDSLRTSTSKMEVEQ, via the exons ATGTCTGAAATAAGGGTTCCAAGAGTAGATCAAGGTCAAACCAAAATTAGAAATGTTCCGATTGCTGTGACCCCCGAAGGATTTTGGTGTTGCCCCTCTCCCGCTGTGTTTCAAAAGATTCAAAAGACACAACCTCCATTGAACAAGACCAGATCATCTCCTTCTCCCCATGGTACTTTTTGGGTTGAGAAAAAACAAACCTCGGCGACTCTGAAAAAGTCCGGAAGTGCGTCAAGGAGGACAGATCTTGTTACTGACGAACCAAGCACACAAAGTTCCAATGCACCTGTTCTTAATAATAATGCCTCGGTGAAGAATGAGAGAGCTCCTCGGCCGAAGCTTGAAAAGGTGCCAAGGAAGGTGACAGTTGAGTTTGGCGAACCTGGAACAAGTGACTTGAAGTTAATTTTGCTAGGAAAGCAGGGACTTTCTGTGAAGTTGAGTGTTCACAGGAGTGTACTCTTGGAAAATAGTAGTTACTTTGCCAGCGAAATATCCCAACAGCAACCTGTCTTTCCTTGTCTTGAAATCGAGGACTGTGAAGATGTGGAGATATATGTTGAGACTATTGGATTGATGTACTGTAAAGATCTGAAGCCACAGTTGATCAAGCAGAACGTTTCACGTGTGTTACGCTTCCTTAAG ATTGCTGAACAACTTGGTTATATTTCGTGCATCCAATCATGTTTGGAGTACTTGGAAGCGGTCCCTTGGATCggtgaagatgaagaagaaaaggTGGTGTCTTTGGTCTCAAGTCTCCAAGGTGAGGGATTAGGAGTCGGACCTGTATTAAAACGAGTCTCTCCCGAACTTTCAGATCCACCAAAAGACACCCTTTCTCACATATTAGATCTAGTTCTGAAGAGCAACAAAGAAAGGGGGCGACTTGAGATGAAATCCACTGTCCTGAAACTCCTCAAAGAAAACCAGTGTCTTCCCACCTCTTCTGGCTCGAATCACTTGTGCAATGAAACTGTCTACACTTCTTGCAAAAGCTCCTTACATTCTTTGGTGTCTCTATTCAGACAAGCCGCTGAGCCCGAGTTTTGCGACAAATGTTTAGATACCAGGGAACCAGTGGTGAAGTTACTGGTTCTCGAATCAGATAACCTCATATGGTTGCTCGATATACTGGCCATCAGACAAGCGGCAGACGAGTTTGCCACGATATGGTCAACTCAGCAAGAATTGGCTTCGCTTCACACTAAACTTCCTACCCCGATACGCCACCATGTTAGCTCGATTACAGCAAGATTATTTGTAGGAATCGGCAGAGGGGAGCTGCTTCCATCTAAAGATACACGACATTTGTTGATCCAAACGTGGCTACAACCACTTATCAACGACTACAAGTGGTTGCTACATGGCTGCAGATCGTTCGATCGTACGGTTGTGGAAGAAGGATTAGGCAGGACAATCCTCACACTGCCTCTAGAGGATCAGCAAAGCATTTTACTCTCTTGGCTTGGTAGTTTTTTGAAGTCCGGTGAGGACTGCCCGAATCTTCAGCGAGCTTTCGAAGTGTGGTGGAGGAGGACTTTTATCCGGCCATTTGCGGAATTTGAGATTCTCCAGCAGGGAGACGATAGTCTAAGGACATCAACTTCAAAGATGGAGGTTGAGCAATAG